The DNA window TTCCAGGGTACTTTCCGAAACCGGCTGCACAATGACATCGACTGGGAGGAGCATGCGTTCCGCCAGTACGGGCATCGGTGTGCCTTTTTAAATGAAGAAAATCTCTGTGATATGTATATCGAGGCGGGATCCGGGATGCTCTGTGATACCTGCCGCAGATATCCGCGTCATATCGAGGAATTTGAGGGGATGCGGGAGATCTCGTTGTCACTCTCCTGTCCAGAGGCGGCGCGGATCATTCTCTCGCAGACAGATCCGGTGGCTTTCCGGACTTTTGAAAAAGAGACGGCTGAGGAGACCTACGATGATTTTGACTATTTTCTTTTCAGCGCGCTGATGGATACGAGAGACTACCTGCTCGCTGTGCTTCAGGATCGAAGTGTTCCGGTACGGGATCGGGTGGCTAAGCTATTGGTCTGTACACATGATTTTCAGCTCGCGGTAGCAAAACAGGAATTATTTTCCTGGGAGACGATCCGTGCACGGCATGAGCGCTCCGGCTTCTCTTCTGCTTTTCTGGAGAAGATCTCCGATCGCTGTTTTCTGGATGTGGACCGGACGGATCTGATGAAGCAGATCTGGAAGACAGTCGTTCCGAAACTGGAAGTGCTCTCCCCAAGCTGGACGGGATTTCTCAGACAGACGCTTACCGATCTGTATCATGCCTGTCCGGAGGAAACCTCGTACCGGAAGCTGCTGCTTGCGTTTCAGGAGACTTTCCCGGAATGGCAGGTGCAGAAAGAACAGCTGATGGTGTACTGGCTGTACACGTATTTTTGCGGGGCGGTGTACGATGAACGGATCTTTGCCAAGGGAAAGATGGCGGTGCTCTGCACTCTTTTTATCGAGGAACTGGTACTTGGGCTGTTTGTGGAAAGACAAGAGGCGCTGGCGTTCGAAGATCTGGTCTCTGTCAGCTACCGGTTCTCCCGGGAACTGGAACATTCGGATCAGAATCTGAATACACTGGAGGAACTGCTGGAGCACGAGGAAGTATTTTCTCTGGAACATCTGCTGACGCTGTGTGAGATCTGATTTGAACGCAGTATAAGTATTTTGGAAACGTATTCATTCGTTCATCTGTGCTATGTCCGAATGATTGCATATAAAAAACAGGAAGTGGAGACTGTGCCATAATTTGGGACAGTTCACACTTCCTGTTTTTTATATGCAGACCCTGGAACAAACGCCCGGATCCTTTATCTGTTATTAATACAGCAGAATCGGATAGCCTTTGTCGATCGTCTCATAGATGATCTTCGCCTGATCCGGCGGCAGGTTGATGCAGCCGTGGCTTCCTTTGGTTTTATAGGTATCCCCGCCGAAGTTGGTCTGCCAGCTGGCATCATGGAGTCCCTGTCCGTAGACGAAAGGCATCCAGTAAGTGACGGCCGTATCATAGCCGTAAACATCACTGCTCAGAGTAAACGGGCTTGCTTTGTAGGCGATCGGCCATGCACCCCGGTATGTTTCCCTTCCATCGACCGGAAGTCCGCTGATAATATCGGTTTCCGTCACCAGCACCCCGTTTTTGTACAGCCACAGATGCTGCTGATCCAGGCTGACTTCTATGTAACTTCCGTTCAGATCATCCGTTCCGTTTCTGGAATAGCCGGATTTGCTGTATACCGGTTCTCTTGTCACTGCTGCCCCGCCGTCGATATCCG is part of the Blautia faecicola genome and encodes:
- the fliB gene encoding flagellin lysine-N-methylase; the protein is MQVTFPSYYKAFSCIADACPDTCCAGWQIMIDDRSLKKYRRFQGTFRNRLHNDIDWEEHAFRQYGHRCAFLNEENLCDMYIEAGSGMLCDTCRRYPRHIEEFEGMREISLSLSCPEAARIILSQTDPVAFRTFEKETAEETYDDFDYFLFSALMDTRDYLLAVLQDRSVPVRDRVAKLLVCTHDFQLAVAKQELFSWETIRARHERSGFSSAFLEKISDRCFLDVDRTDLMKQIWKTVVPKLEVLSPSWTGFLRQTLTDLYHACPEETSYRKLLLAFQETFPEWQVQKEQLMVYWLYTYFCGAVYDERIFAKGKMAVLCTLFIEELVLGLFVERQEALAFEDLVSVSYRFSRELEHSDQNLNTLEELLEHEEVFSLEHLLTLCEI